The region GGTTCTTTATCAATTCCTCTCCCAATCAAAAAGCAGGCAGCAGAGAAACACCAGGTGTCATTGGTTGCAACAGGATATAATATATGTCTACAAAATGTCACATAGAGACACTTGTCCCATTCTTGCTATGTGGTTAGGAAAAGATGACACTTTATGAACTCTGTATGGTTTGCATCTTAGAGAAATGGGAATTGATGCCTGAGTGGTGATGGTGTCGATGATTTctgtaattaaatgaaaaatgtctctTTGGCAGTCATTACTTGGGGTTTATTTGGTTTAGGTGTGCATTTTCATTGCATCATTCCTATGGaatctttatttacttttagaAGAGGACAACACCAGCAACAAATTAGAAATAACTTATATTTCCCACTAATAGAAGTGCTTTGTTTATCCAACAAGCAACTTGAAAGTGGAAGGTTGCCACTTTGTCTAAGGCTGTAGATTGTTTTCAGAGCAGATAGTTTGACTCAtctaaaagctttaaaaatgaaccagcaCGCACATTATAAGGACTTTGAAAGTGTAGAGCCAAATTAAAATAAGCCAAtgctaattttattatttacacctgtGCTTTACCTTTTGtgacatgtcaaaaaaaaacaaaaacgctgTTTTTGTTACAGAAAATGTAGAAGTGTCTCTTGTTTCTCATGGCCCCCTCACTGTTTACATAACCggttctttcttcttttcttctttcagcAATGGGCGACCTTCGCTCGTTCCTGGTTCATAATAGATGCCAGGATGCAGCCGCCTGGCAAGATCGCGACTATGTGCTCTGTTAGATTACAGGGGAAGCACAAGCCTATCTATCATGCACTGAGTGAGTAACAACTTAATTACACACATGAAAAGTCATAAGTAATTTTTTACCTTTCATGTAACCCTTACATTATGTGCTGAAAACGTCTGTTCTCATTAGAGAAACCACAATCTAGTTTAAGGTTGTTGTGTTATGGAACAGCCACATGATGGCAGTAGAGGACAAActttctaaatattttcttcttggTTCTCACTAATACTTTATATAGGTAATATTCTACCCAATACTATATGTTTATTTGAAGATCAGTGTTTGTTGGTATGTTATGCTAGCTGCAGTTTTGGAAGGTATTTTTATAATTGGCAGACCAGCTTTGTGtgatctttctgtttctctaaTCAACTCGACTCCAGTACTTTTAAATATCCTCATTAGCATAATAATAAGCCTGAAAACAAACCTCTTGAACATCTTCACAGGTGACTGCGGGGACCATGTGGTAGTAATAAACACCAAACACATAGCTTTCTCTGGGAACAAATGGGAGCAGAAGGTCTACTCATCACACACGGGGTAAGTGCATAGTACAAACTGACATGACAATTCCACCTTTACTGTTTTGGTTGCGTTTTTATTCCTAGTTTGTCTTTTCGTCTCAATGTCTAGAAGAAAATACTCCATGAACATAAAAGATAAAGACATACTTTGTCTGTagaatgttgttttgtgttgtggagTCCCAAACTCTCAGGAATTAAAAGACCAGAAAGAAACAATCTCCTTTCTCTGTATAGTATTTTCTGTGTGTACATTAAGATTGCCAGTGGTTGATGCTTCTCTTAAGTTTACTAGTAGTGTGGCATTTTAAAAGAGCACCACATGTCTGCATTAGGTTCTCTAACATTTCTTGGCTGCAGGGAAGGATTTTAAATGCATTATCCATTCCCTACAAATGGCTaatgtattttcattgtttaaagGAGAGCTGCTATTAACCCCCGAACTCTAGAATGTGCtgacaggtttgaaaggcaagattttttttaacacaatcaTCAAAATTACCCTATTTGTCAGAGCAaggaagtgtaaaaaaaaaaaaaaaaaaaaaaaaaaaaagagaactgtTCAACTTTCAGATGGTCCATGAATGCATCATGGTTGCAGTACTGTTCTGTCAGGCAAAATAGcctaaaattagattaaaattgtaaataacttcattctaaatgtctcatttaaaacagCCCAAAAATGAATTGTTCATACTAAAGAGATCatgtaaaaatccaaaaattctgctttCCTCAGTGCAGACTTCGAAGCCATGACacactcagctgtgaccaacagtcacgtgacagAAATTCAGTGGTAGTTTAGGTAAACGACTGACTgtatttacacagaacagagcagaaaaatgagaggaaaagaAGCAAACTTTCTCACTTAAATAAAGGCAGCATGGCTGAAAATTAGCAAGTAgttgaaagatacattcagcatggtgaaacatatTTTTAGAGTTGATGTGCAGTCGTTTCCAAAATGCCAAGTTTGTAGAAGAAGAGAATTCTATATAGATTTAATCAAACAGCCTATCTAAAACATGTGGACCctctttttttccaatattgatAGCATGTTTGGacactttaaaaatgttactCTGACTGATTCCATGTTTCTCCctgtttgtaattttgtttattaagtgttttgtttataaatTATGGCAGTGTAAGTGTGttgtacagacatttttttagcTCCCTTTACCTCTAGTAATGGTCgttctgtttccattgaggcGTATGACTTTGTATttatgagtccacagtgagtagaaatgtgacaggagtaaaGAAACGGCCTGCTTTGGGCTCAGAGGGCTAAAAGCAGAACACTTTATTGAATTAATCAACTGTACTCAGACAGTGTAAGAGAAGTATCAGTTGTTAGTTGGATGGCAAAATACTAGCTTCATTTTATTATGCACAACACGGACTGATAAAGCTTTTTTCCTCCCCCCCAAAGGTATCCAGGTGGATTCAAACAAGTCACAGCAGCTCAGCTCCACCAAAAGGACCCAAAAGCTGTAAGTGCTGCCAGTCACTGTTCtcctttttctgcattatgtaAAGTGAATGAATTCCGAATCTAAAAAACTGCCACTGCCACTCACTTTACACCATGGATTTTTATTATACTGTACGTGTGATTTATGCCACACACAGAGATTAGTACCATTTCTCTGTGTGCTGCATGCTGTG is a window of Amphiprion ocellaris isolate individual 3 ecotype Okinawa unplaced genomic scaffold, ASM2253959v1 Aocel_unscaffolded265, whole genome shotgun sequence DNA encoding:
- the mrpl13 gene encoding 39S ribosomal protein L13, mitochondrial; the protein is MSSFSRSAQQWATFARSWFIIDARMQPPGKIATMCSVRLQGKHKPIYHALSDCGDHVVVINTKHIAFSGNKWEQKVYSSHTGYPGGFKQVTAAQLHQKDPKAIVKIAVYGMLPKNLHRRTMMQRLHIFPEDELPDDIRANLTEELPQPREIPKKLSDYTQEEIDAFPRLWTPPEDYRMK